The following are from one region of the Gambusia affinis linkage group LG02, SWU_Gaff_1.0, whole genome shotgun sequence genome:
- the LOC122822364 gene encoding trace amine-associated receptor 13c-like isoform X2 — MTELLPNTSFPVGTAALLVTSDCPFNLTATAQTGHGSGQSLPPLCTLCCCGMLNRTLAVAFMVSLAFAIVVGNVVTLTVFVQTRQSRTPQGYLKVSLAIADMMVGVVVVPFSVFTEISLMVTSAPPLWYQGGTSASFSDMESPWQPCMLIGPVFAGCTFVSINTIFLMTLERSVAILWPLHKDALVTRRRTLLLILLSWAASFLLALAPLIFSSNFTLEYNECSRMCNYAPLLFGGQLPPDANILLLFPAFDFILLGGTLAVNVVSFTSIRRYTQKRKLLSEGSLSDGGGGGGCSHRPSFSDIKAAKTIGILTFAFTASFSPIAVFVLGNVVGYTWCNFSFLAFWILTGNSCCNVIIYSVRDHRFRKGVTLLFQREQSPPHGEKT; from the exons ATGACTGAGCTGCTTCCCAACACCAGCTTTCCCGTGGGAACCGCAGCTCTTCTGGTGACCTCTGACTGTCCGTTTAACCTGACTGCGACTGCGCAGACGGGACATGGCTCGGGCCAGTCACTTCCACCCCTCTGCACCCTCTGCTGCTGTGGGATGCTCAACCGCACCCTCGCTGTGGCCTTCATGGTCAGCCTGGCGTTTGCTATTGTGGTTGGAAATGTGGTTACTCTAACAGTCTTTGTGCAAACTAGGCAGTCGAGAACACCACAAGGTTACTTGAAAG TGTCTCTGGCCATAGCAGACATGATGGTGGGTGTTGTCGTGGttcctttctctgttttcactgaAATCTCTCTGATGGTGACCAGCGCTCCTCCCTTGTGGTACCAGGGTGGTACATCGGCATCCTTCAGTGACATGGAGAGCCCCTGGCAGCCCTGCATGCTGATTGGTCCCGTGTTTGCGGGATGCACCTTTGTCTCCATCAACACCATCTTCCTGATGACTCTGGAGCGCAGCGTGGCCATCCTGTGGCCGCTCCACAAAGACGCGCTGGTGACCAGAAGACGAACATTGCTCCTCATCCTGCTGTCCTGGGCAGCCAGCTTCCTGCTGGCTCTCGCTCCTCTCATCTTCAGCAGCAACTTTACTTTGGAGTACAATGAGTGCAGTCGCATGTGTAACTACGCCCCACTGTTGTTTGGAGGCCAACTCCCGCCTGATGCcaacattttgctgctgtttccaGCATTCGACTTCATACTTCTGGGCGGCACATTAGCAGTTAATGTTGTGTCCTTCACAAGCATTCGCCGATACACCCAAAAACGCAAACTGCTCTCCGAGGGGAGTCTGAGCGacggagggggaggaggaggatgctCCCACAGACCATCATTCTCAGACATCAAGGCTGCAAAGACAATCGGCATACTGACATTTGCCTTCACAGCATCCTTCTCTCCCATCGCGGTGTTTGTGCTGGGAAATGTGGTGGGATACACGTGGtgcaacttttcttttctcgCCTTCTGGATTCTGACCGGAAACAGCTGCTGTAATGTCATCATCTACAGTGTGAGGGACCACCGCTTCAGGAAGGGTGTGACCCTGCTTTTTCAAAGAGAGCAGTCCCCTCCCCACGGTGAGAAGACCTGA
- the LOC122822364 gene encoding trace amine-associated receptor 13c-like isoform X1 — MHLCLHKCSTVDDSGNAGRPTTLHHGFLSRFPANTSQRLLPLWAMTELLPNTSFPVGTAALLVTSDCPFNLTATAQTGHGSGQSLPPLCTLCCCGMLNRTLAVAFMVSLAFAIVVGNVVTLTVFVQTRQSRTPQGYLKVSLAIADMMVGVVVVPFSVFTEISLMVTSAPPLWYQGGTSASFSDMESPWQPCMLIGPVFAGCTFVSINTIFLMTLERSVAILWPLHKDALVTRRRTLLLILLSWAASFLLALAPLIFSSNFTLEYNECSRMCNYAPLLFGGQLPPDANILLLFPAFDFILLGGTLAVNVVSFTSIRRYTQKRKLLSEGSLSDGGGGGGCSHRPSFSDIKAAKTIGILTFAFTASFSPIAVFVLGNVVGYTWCNFSFLAFWILTGNSCCNVIIYSVRDHRFRKGVTLLFQREQSPPHGEKT; from the exons atgcaCCTTTGTCTGCACAAATGCTCCACGGTCGATGACAGTGGAAATGCTG GGAGGCCAACCACTTTACATCATGGTTTCCTGAGCCGGTTTCCTGCCAACACTTCACAGAGATTATTACCACTCTGGGCCATGACTGAGCTGCTTCCCAACACCAGCTTTCCCGTGGGAACCGCAGCTCTTCTGGTGACCTCTGACTGTCCGTTTAACCTGACTGCGACTGCGCAGACGGGACATGGCTCGGGCCAGTCACTTCCACCCCTCTGCACCCTCTGCTGCTGTGGGATGCTCAACCGCACCCTCGCTGTGGCCTTCATGGTCAGCCTGGCGTTTGCTATTGTGGTTGGAAATGTGGTTACTCTAACAGTCTTTGTGCAAACTAGGCAGTCGAGAACACCACAAGGTTACTTGAAAG TGTCTCTGGCCATAGCAGACATGATGGTGGGTGTTGTCGTGGttcctttctctgttttcactgaAATCTCTCTGATGGTGACCAGCGCTCCTCCCTTGTGGTACCAGGGTGGTACATCGGCATCCTTCAGTGACATGGAGAGCCCCTGGCAGCCCTGCATGCTGATTGGTCCCGTGTTTGCGGGATGCACCTTTGTCTCCATCAACACCATCTTCCTGATGACTCTGGAGCGCAGCGTGGCCATCCTGTGGCCGCTCCACAAAGACGCGCTGGTGACCAGAAGACGAACATTGCTCCTCATCCTGCTGTCCTGGGCAGCCAGCTTCCTGCTGGCTCTCGCTCCTCTCATCTTCAGCAGCAACTTTACTTTGGAGTACAATGAGTGCAGTCGCATGTGTAACTACGCCCCACTGTTGTTTGGAGGCCAACTCCCGCCTGATGCcaacattttgctgctgtttccaGCATTCGACTTCATACTTCTGGGCGGCACATTAGCAGTTAATGTTGTGTCCTTCACAAGCATTCGCCGATACACCCAAAAACGCAAACTGCTCTCCGAGGGGAGTCTGAGCGacggagggggaggaggaggatgctCCCACAGACCATCATTCTCAGACATCAAGGCTGCAAAGACAATCGGCATACTGACATTTGCCTTCACAGCATCCTTCTCTCCCATCGCGGTGTTTGTGCTGGGAAATGTGGTGGGATACACGTGGtgcaacttttcttttctcgCCTTCTGGATTCTGACCGGAAACAGCTGCTGTAATGTCATCATCTACAGTGTGAGGGACCACCGCTTCAGGAAGGGTGTGACCCTGCTTTTTCAAAGAGAGCAGTCCCCTCCCCACGGTGAGAAGACCTGA